Proteins co-encoded in one Sporosarcina sp. FSL K6-1522 genomic window:
- a CDS encoding DUF3885 domain-containing protein, which yields MVLFEQLKNQSKYWIRFELGLSQLEEKDYFNEVYHRAKSIFHYMFGTNDEMLLVFSTDTHIAERRELPAIKRFLRNKKLIYGLTHETIPFEYDEEDMTTTRYGLKVKKEDLFVDYIIRALGNKQSHRKPRIDANLYIVNLTRQTLFHMYDERGCDVYSLKKEELLPLYRESRKWILDYNRIEIDRNFGEGLFNCFEKPVGLAQRERRNKQQVQETKINLYEDNTCHITHELEIPKEYVEECLTDMQQTGFQIVIDSEHDYSIILKAMKTEALALIDYQTELMCLYAKKHCGQYKGWSIIKAF from the coding sequence ATGGTTTTATTTGAGCAATTAAAAAATCAGTCAAAATATTGGATTCGGTTTGAGTTGGGCTTGTCTCAGTTAGAAGAAAAGGATTATTTTAATGAGGTATATCATCGTGCAAAATCGATTTTTCATTATATGTTTGGAACGAATGATGAAATGTTGCTTGTGTTCTCAACCGATACTCATATCGCTGAGAGAAGAGAGTTACCGGCTATCAAACGCTTTCTAAGAAATAAAAAGTTGATATACGGTTTAACGCATGAGACCATTCCATTTGAATATGACGAAGAGGATATGACGACGACTCGATATGGTCTAAAGGTTAAAAAGGAAGATCTATTTGTAGACTATATAATTCGGGCATTAGGTAACAAACAATCTCATAGGAAGCCGCGGATAGACGCAAACCTCTATATCGTTAATTTGACGAGACAAACGCTATTTCACATGTATGATGAGCGTGGTTGCGATGTTTATAGTTTGAAAAAAGAGGAGTTACTACCCTTATACCGTGAATCAAGAAAATGGATATTAGATTATAATCGAATTGAGATTGATCGGAATTTTGGAGAAGGGTTGTTCAATTGTTTTGAAAAGCCAGTAGGGTTGGCACAGCGAGAGAGAAGAAATAAGCAACAAGTTCAAGAAACCAAAATTAATTTGTATGAGGATAACACATGTCATATCACGCATGAGCTTGAAATACCTAAGGAATATGTTGAAGAATGTCTAACGGATATGCAACAAACAGGGTTTCAAATTGTGATTGATAGTGAACATGATTATTCAATCATTCTCAAAGCCATGAAAACGGAAGCGCTGGCACTGATTGATTATCAAACGGAACTAATGTGTTTATATGCAAAAAAGCATTGCGGTCAGTATAAGGGATGGTCAATCATAAAAGCTTTTTAA
- a CDS encoding SRPBCC family protein yields the protein MPLIEHREFVQAPIERCFDLARDVETHTRTTGKTQEKAVGGVTMGLLQAGDVVTWEAVHLGVRQRLTAKVTVMNRPYSFEDIMVKGAFHSFHHIHEFIEQGNGTVMIDRFQYRSPFGPIGVIADKLFLESYMRKFLVNRAKALKEIAESM from the coding sequence ATGCCGTTAATTGAACATAGAGAATTCGTCCAAGCTCCTATCGAACGCTGCTTTGATCTTGCGAGGGATGTAGAGACTCACACGCGGACAACAGGGAAGACGCAGGAGAAGGCTGTTGGTGGGGTTACGATGGGGTTATTGCAGGCTGGGGATGTCGTGACATGGGAAGCAGTCCATTTGGGTGTCAGGCAAAGGTTGACGGCGAAAGTGACGGTTATGAATAGGCCATATTCCTTTGAAGATATCATGGTGAAGGGGGCTTTCCATTCCTTTCATCATATTCATGAGTTTATAGAGCAGGGGAATGGGACGGTAATGATTGATCGTTTTCAATATCGTTCCCCATTTGGGCCGATTGGTGTTATCGCGGATAAGTTATTTCTGGAAAGTTATATGCGCAAGTTTCTAGTGAATCGTGCAAAGGCTTTGAAAGAAATTGCGGAAAGTATGTAA
- the queG gene encoding tRNA epoxyqueuosine(34) reductase QueG encodes MNAVQLQQAVKVYAESIGIDKIGFTTAAPFRELKNRLKRQQELGYQSGFEEKDLEKRTEPALLLDQAESIIAIAVAYPSKMTNSPKGKKGERRGIFCRASWGTDYHTVLREKLRLLEAFIVQYVPDAKLRSMVDTGELSDRAVAERAGIGWSAKNCSIITPEFGSYVYLGEMITNIPFSPDVPMEDECGDCRLCLDVCPTGALIQGGQLNAQRCIAFLTQSKTPIPEEFRMEFGNRLYGCDTCQTVCPKNKGKQNLHQQAFQPEPELAKPLLQPMLKLSNREFKETYGHVSGSWRGKNPIQRNAIIALAHFKEVSAVPELIDMLEQDPRPMIRGTIAWALSQIGAEEGLLAIQEAMEKEQDAHVLAELQNALDNWKEQF; translated from the coding sequence GTGAATGCTGTTCAATTGCAACAGGCGGTAAAGGTTTACGCAGAGTCAATTGGTATTGATAAAATTGGCTTTACGACGGCAGCTCCATTCCGTGAACTAAAAAATCGCTTGAAACGGCAGCAAGAACTAGGCTACCAGTCGGGATTTGAGGAGAAAGATTTAGAGAAGCGCACAGAACCTGCCCTTTTACTGGACCAGGCGGAGAGCATTATTGCGATTGCTGTTGCGTATCCGTCTAAAATGACCAATTCGCCTAAAGGAAAGAAAGGGGAGCGTCGAGGAATTTTTTGTCGTGCGTCGTGGGGGACGGATTATCACACCGTTCTTCGTGAGAAGCTTAGGCTACTTGAAGCGTTTATTGTGCAATATGTGCCGGATGCTAAGCTGCGTTCGATGGTTGACACGGGGGAGTTGTCGGATCGTGCGGTGGCGGAGCGAGCGGGTATTGGTTGGTCGGCAAAAAATTGTTCAATCATTACACCAGAATTCGGTTCGTATGTCTATCTTGGCGAAATGATTACGAATATACCATTTTCACCGGATGTGCCGATGGAGGATGAGTGTGGGGACTGTAGACTGTGCTTAGATGTCTGTCCGACAGGGGCTTTGATTCAAGGGGGGCAACTGAATGCACAGCGCTGTATTGCGTTTCTGACGCAGTCTAAGACACCAATCCCAGAGGAGTTTCGAATGGAGTTTGGCAATCGGTTGTATGGCTGTGATACATGTCAGACGGTTTGTCCGAAGAATAAAGGAAAACAGAATTTGCATCAGCAGGCGTTTCAACCGGAACCTGAGTTAGCAAAGCCTTTGTTGCAGCCAATGCTGAAGCTGTCAAACCGTGAATTTAAGGAGACCTATGGCCATGTATCGGGTTCATGGCGTGGAAAAAATCCGATTCAGCGCAATGCCATTATTGCATTGGCACACTTCAAGGAAGTATCGGCAGTCCCTGAATTGATCGATATGCTGGAGCAAGATCCTCGACCTATGATAAGAGGAACAATCGCGTGGGCACTCAGCCAAATCGGTGCAGAGGAAGGGCTGTTAGCCATTCAAGAGGCCATGGAGAAAGAGCAAGATGCACATGTACTTGCGGAATTACAAAATGCGTTAGATAATTGGAAAGAACAATTTTAG
- the trmL gene encoding tRNA (uridine(34)/cytosine(34)/5-carboxymethylaminomethyluridine(34)-2'-O)-methyltransferase TrmL — translation MRIHVALFEPQIPANTGNIARTCAGTGAKLHLIKPLGFSTDDKMLKRAGLDYWEHVDITYHDGIHELFAAYPQGLFYFLTKHGEQPHTAFDYSDPAKDIFFVFGKETTGLPADILEEHKERCLRIPMNGNIRSLNLSNTAAILIYEALRQQDYPGLG, via the coding sequence ATGAGGATACATGTTGCATTATTTGAACCACAAATCCCTGCGAATACAGGGAATATCGCGCGGACATGTGCAGGAACTGGGGCAAAACTTCATCTTATCAAACCGCTTGGATTTTCGACGGACGATAAAATGTTGAAGCGGGCGGGACTTGATTATTGGGAGCATGTCGATATTACGTACCATGATGGTATTCATGAATTATTTGCGGCGTATCCACAAGGATTATTTTACTTTTTGACGAAGCATGGTGAACAGCCCCATACGGCATTCGATTATTCTGATCCAGCGAAGGATATTTTCTTTGTTTTTGGGAAAGAGACAACGGGGCTTCCAGCTGATATTCTAGAAGAGCATAAAGAACGATGCTTGCGCATCCCGATGAACGGCAATATTCGCTCCCTCAATTTATCGAATACGGCGGCGATACTTATTTATGAAGCGCTTAGGCAGCAAGATTATCCAGGGTTAGGATGA
- a CDS encoding bifunctional GNAT family N-acetyltransferase/carbon-nitrogen hydrolase family protein codes for MSEEFDLSSFEISMVIRPMEYEDIKRLLAMQELCFPGMEPWEESQLKSHLAVFPEGQLVAELDGEIIGSCSSLIINFDEYDDRHTWDDVTDEGYITNHNPDGYNMYGIEVMVHPGYRRMKVGQRLYEARKELARELNLKSIIIGGRIPNYHKYAEEMSPREYVDSVSRHKIYDPVLTFQLMNDFTLMRVNPNYLPDDKASKKYATLMEWNNVDYKPLTKRHFKTSYPVRICVVQYLMRKISSFEEMAHQCEYFVDVASDANSDFVVFPEIFTTQLMSFIDERSPSQAVRKMTEYTPQYIELFMNLAVRYNVNIIGGSHFVEEEDEEIYNISYLFRRDGSIEKQYKIHITPNERKWWGISAGDAVRVFDTDCGKIAIQICYDIEFPELARIATDMGANIIFTPFCTEDRQGYLRVRYCAQARAVENQIYTVISGTVGNLPQTENMDIQYAQSAIFAPSDFEFARDGIVGETNANLEMVLIGDVDLEILRRQRQDGTVKQLKDRRHDVYKVEYRKG; via the coding sequence ATGAGTGAAGAATTCGATTTGTCGTCTTTTGAAATCAGCATGGTAATTCGCCCAATGGAATATGAAGATATTAAGCGCTTATTGGCGATGCAGGAACTTTGTTTTCCTGGCATGGAACCGTGGGAAGAAAGCCAGTTAAAGAGTCATTTGGCCGTTTTTCCGGAAGGACAACTTGTGGCGGAATTGGATGGAGAAATCATTGGTTCGTGTTCGAGTTTAATCATCAACTTCGATGAATACGACGATCGTCATACATGGGATGATGTGACGGACGAGGGTTACATTACGAATCACAATCCAGATGGTTATAATATGTACGGTATTGAAGTGATGGTGCATCCTGGCTATCGTCGAATGAAAGTTGGGCAGCGCTTATACGAAGCGCGTAAAGAACTTGCGAGAGAGCTGAACTTGAAGTCAATTATTATCGGAGGACGCATTCCAAACTATCATAAATATGCGGAAGAAATGTCGCCGCGAGAATACGTAGATTCTGTATCGCGTCATAAAATCTATGATCCTGTTCTGACCTTCCAGCTCATGAACGACTTTACGTTAATGCGCGTCAATCCGAATTATTTGCCGGATGATAAAGCATCGAAAAAATATGCCACGCTAATGGAATGGAATAATGTCGATTATAAGCCGCTAACAAAGCGTCACTTTAAGACGAGTTATCCCGTCCGAATCTGCGTCGTGCAATATTTAATGCGTAAGATTTCCTCGTTTGAAGAGATGGCACATCAATGCGAATACTTTGTGGACGTTGCGTCAGATGCCAACTCTGATTTTGTTGTTTTCCCAGAAATCTTCACAACGCAACTAATGTCCTTTATAGATGAACGATCTCCGAGCCAGGCGGTGCGAAAGATGACGGAGTACACGCCACAATATATTGAGCTATTTATGAATCTAGCGGTTCGTTATAACGTCAATATTATCGGCGGGTCGCATTTCGTTGAGGAAGAGGATGAAGAGATTTACAATATCTCGTATTTATTCCGCCGCGATGGCTCCATCGAGAAACAATATAAAATTCATATTACGCCAAATGAGCGGAAATGGTGGGGCATTAGCGCAGGCGATGCGGTTCGCGTCTTCGATACGGATTGTGGGAAAATCGCCATTCAAATTTGCTATGATATCGAGTTTCCAGAATTGGCGCGGATTGCGACTGATATGGGCGCGAATATTATCTTTACACCATTTTGTACAGAAGACCGTCAAGGCTATTTACGTGTTCGTTATTGTGCACAAGCACGCGCCGTAGAAAATCAAATCTATACCGTCATTTCCGGGACAGTTGGCAATCTACCACAGACGGAAAATATGGATATTCAATATGCACAGTCCGCGATTTTTGCACCATCAGATTTTGAATTTGCACGCGATGGCATTGTAGGCGAGACGAATGCGAACTTAGAAATGGTGTTGATTGGCGATGTTGACCTTGAAATTTTGCGCCGCCAACGCCAAGACGGGACAGTAAAGCAGCTAAAAGATCGTCGCCATGATGTGTATAAGGTTGAGTATAGGAAAGGCTAA
- a CDS encoding RluA family pseudouridine synthase has protein sequence MGNMTLFHYQTPAPDLTVEQLLKDKWQGGKKTVHLMRMSKSVLDANNEPIDDWRTPLAAGTELVFTFPEAISTYLADEQSALTVLFEDEHILAVVKPAGIATHPDGPGETGTLMNRVMAYVKKQGGNYAEHIHRLDKGTSGIVLIAKHPIAKSLFDRMIEQNVITRTYIAEVDGHVKRPKGTIRLPIGRDRHHPAKRIVSTSGQSAVTNFRIIERKEDTTIVEAELETGRTHQIRVHLSHLGHPVTGDTLYDGHATEDGTYRLTATALAFVHPFTEQQMTINI, from the coding sequence ATGGGCAATATGACGTTATTTCATTATCAAACACCAGCACCTGATTTGACGGTCGAGCAACTGCTAAAAGACAAATGGCAAGGTGGCAAAAAAACGGTTCACCTCATGCGTATGAGCAAAAGTGTACTGGACGCGAACAATGAGCCTATCGATGATTGGCGTACTCCCCTTGCAGCTGGGACGGAATTAGTCTTCACTTTTCCAGAGGCCATTTCCACTTATCTTGCTGATGAACAAAGTGCACTTACTGTCCTCTTTGAAGATGAGCATATCCTAGCAGTTGTGAAACCTGCTGGCATTGCAACGCATCCTGATGGACCTGGTGAAACGGGCACACTTATGAATCGTGTAATGGCTTATGTGAAAAAACAAGGCGGTAACTATGCAGAGCATATCCACCGGCTCGACAAAGGGACTTCCGGCATCGTGCTAATCGCCAAGCACCCGATTGCGAAGTCATTATTCGACCGCATGATTGAGCAAAATGTCATTACAAGAACGTATATCGCAGAAGTTGACGGGCATGTGAAAAGACCGAAAGGCACAATTCGCTTGCCGATTGGTCGAGATCGCCATCATCCGGCGAAAAGAATTGTCTCTACTTCAGGACAATCCGCTGTCACCAACTTCCGCATTATTGAACGAAAAGAAGACACAACCATTGTAGAGGCCGAACTTGAAACAGGGCGCACACATCAAATTCGGGTGCACTTGTCGCATCTCGGACATCCTGTTACAGGGGATACACTATATGATGGCCATGCAACCGAAGACGGTACTTACCGCCTAACAGCTACAGCATTGGCATTCGTTCATCCATTTACGGAACAACAAATGACGATTAACATATAA
- a CDS encoding disulfide oxidoreductase, with protein sequence MNKRLENGLIFIWTVAFVATLGSLYFSEIRGYEPCTLCWYQRILMYPIVLISGVALFQKNAKIAMTTAAFALVGGSMSLYHYGIQKLRFLSESAPTCGNVSCTGQYINYLGFITIPFLALVAFLLILITSLFMMKWQKESK encoded by the coding sequence ATGAACAAACGGCTCGAAAATGGTCTTATCTTTATATGGACAGTCGCATTTGTTGCTACACTTGGTTCGCTATACTTTTCTGAAATACGCGGCTATGAACCATGCACGCTTTGCTGGTACCAACGGATTCTTATGTATCCAATCGTCCTGATTTCAGGCGTTGCGCTGTTCCAAAAAAATGCGAAAATCGCCATGACAACAGCTGCTTTTGCACTTGTTGGAGGAAGTATGTCTCTCTATCATTATGGCATTCAAAAACTGCGCTTTTTGAGCGAAAGTGCTCCCACATGTGGAAATGTATCTTGTACCGGGCAATATATTAACTATCTCGGTTTCATCACCATCCCATTCCTAGCACTTGTCGCATTTTTACTCATTTTAATCACAAGCCTTTTCATGATGAAATGGCAGAAGGAGTCCAAGTAA
- a CDS encoding NCS2 family permease, with the protein MFHLKEHHTTVKTEILAGMTTFLTMLYIVIVNPIILAEAGVPFEQVFLATIIAAVVGTLWMALFANYPIAIAPGMGLNAYFTSVVLASDGQLDYMAAFSAVFIAGLLFVLLSMTPLREKLIQAIPENLKHAITAGIGLFIAFIGFRLSGLVAPHETNLVKLGDLTSPPVLLTLFGLLVTIILMALNVYGSIFIGMLLTGIAAFLTKQLEFKGSLWQMPHLPEGIIVWNPIQAVGDVISHGLYGVVFAFLIVTLFDTTGTMIGVAKQAGLMKGNTLPRARHALLADSIAATTGAMFGTSPTSAYVESSSGVAVGGRTGLTTLTVAILFIVAAFFGPFVSALSGVSAITAPALIIVGSLMIGTVKHIDWDSFDEAFPAFLVILTMPLTSSIATGIALGFITYPLLKVVKGKWRQVPFLLYIFAILFTYQLLFLPH; encoded by the coding sequence TTGTTTCATTTAAAAGAGCATCATACGACCGTAAAAACTGAAATTTTAGCAGGTATGACGACTTTTTTGACAATGCTTTACATCGTCATCGTTAACCCTATTATATTAGCTGAAGCTGGCGTACCATTCGAGCAAGTATTTCTGGCAACCATCATCGCTGCCGTCGTCGGAACACTTTGGATGGCGCTATTTGCAAATTATCCAATCGCCATCGCACCTGGAATGGGATTGAACGCCTATTTTACATCAGTCGTTCTCGCATCTGATGGGCAACTTGACTATATGGCTGCTTTTTCTGCAGTCTTCATCGCCGGGTTATTGTTTGTTCTTCTGTCCATGACCCCTCTCCGTGAAAAGCTCATTCAAGCCATTCCGGAAAATTTAAAACATGCAATTACAGCAGGCATTGGCTTATTCATCGCCTTCATCGGTTTTCGATTATCAGGCCTCGTTGCCCCACATGAAACGAACCTCGTGAAACTCGGAGATTTAACTTCTCCACCTGTATTGCTCACATTGTTTGGACTTCTTGTCACCATCATTTTGATGGCCTTGAATGTCTACGGTTCAATCTTCATCGGTATGTTATTGACAGGAATCGCCGCTTTCTTGACCAAGCAGCTCGAATTTAAAGGGAGTCTATGGCAAATGCCACACTTACCTGAAGGGATTATCGTCTGGAATCCCATCCAAGCAGTTGGCGATGTTATCTCACATGGTCTGTATGGTGTCGTCTTCGCCTTCCTGATTGTTACCTTGTTCGACACGACAGGTACGATGATTGGCGTAGCCAAACAAGCAGGCCTCATGAAAGGCAACACACTCCCGCGCGCACGCCACGCACTGCTTGCTGACTCTATTGCAGCAACAACTGGGGCCATGTTCGGTACGAGCCCAACGTCAGCATATGTTGAATCTTCTTCTGGCGTTGCAGTAGGCGGACGTACAGGTCTCACAACACTGACTGTTGCGATTTTGTTCATTGTCGCCGCCTTTTTCGGACCATTTGTCAGTGCATTGTCAGGTGTCTCTGCGATCACTGCACCGGCTTTGATTATCGTCGGAAGTCTAATGATTGGTACTGTTAAACATATCGATTGGGATTCGTTCGATGAAGCATTCCCGGCCTTTCTCGTTATTCTAACGATGCCACTTACATCGAGCATTGCAACAGGTATCGCACTTGGCTTCATCACATATCCTTTGTTGAAAGTCGTAAAAGGTAAATGGAGACAAGTTCCATTCCTTCTTTATATTTTCGCGATACTTTTCACCTATCAATTGCTCTTTTTACCCCATTAA
- a CDS encoding thioredoxin family protein, which produces MKKLFIIGGAIVAFFALIVFLSNKSDEAKLKDNPYGTDNLQQATIDLIGNKHYDSIVLPEKMFEKVDAGESTTVYYFSPDCQYCMAMTPDLMPIAKELGVDVLQYNMMEFGNQVGADTKYNVESWPALVHYKDGKEIGRMMGQQPEKNIRAFFAEFEGK; this is translated from the coding sequence TTGAAAAAACTATTCATTATCGGGGGTGCGATTGTTGCGTTTTTCGCCCTTATCGTTTTCCTCTCAAACAAATCAGACGAAGCAAAATTGAAAGACAATCCGTATGGCACAGACAATCTTCAGCAGGCTACGATCGATTTGATCGGCAACAAACATTATGACAGCATCGTTCTACCTGAAAAAATGTTCGAAAAAGTGGATGCTGGTGAATCGACAACTGTCTACTATTTCAGCCCAGATTGTCAGTATTGCATGGCTATGACACCGGACTTAATGCCAATCGCTAAAGAGCTAGGTGTCGATGTGTTGCAATACAACATGATGGAATTTGGCAACCAAGTTGGGGCTGACACAAAGTACAATGTCGAATCTTGGCCAGCGCTTGTTCATTATAAAGACGGTAAAGAAATCGGTCGTATGATGGGTCAACAGCCGGAAAAAAATATCCGAGCATTTTTCGCAGAATTTGAAGGGAAATGA
- a CDS encoding phenylalanine--tRNA ligase beta subunit-related protein, with product MSLKIEMDTKLFEAVPGLKLGINHYTKITVSESPQMLKGRLQLFQEQLFFELEEKNFSDFPGIHEWRTVWKALGADPNRYRHSTEALMRRIKKQNYIQPFHTAVDLNNFFSLQHEIPAGIYDVEKIVGNIHVSSGKEADGYDGLNGRFNSLQNIVLLKDNYSPFGSPFVDSIRTSVTEETTDALHVFFIRPSMDAREAFELTTACGSMFTSISGGDVHSYVLHEGQASVIVNGKE from the coding sequence ATGTCATTGAAAATCGAAATGGATACGAAACTATTTGAAGCCGTGCCCGGATTAAAATTGGGCATTAACCATTATACCAAAATTACCGTGTCAGAATCGCCTCAAATGCTGAAAGGCCGCCTACAACTGTTCCAAGAACAACTTTTCTTTGAACTTGAGGAAAAAAACTTTTCCGACTTTCCAGGCATTCACGAATGGCGCACCGTATGGAAAGCTCTCGGCGCTGATCCAAACCGCTACCGACATTCCACAGAAGCACTGATGCGACGCATCAAGAAACAAAACTACATCCAGCCGTTTCACACCGCAGTCGATTTAAACAACTTCTTTTCCTTACAGCACGAAATCCCAGCAGGCATCTATGACGTTGAAAAAATTGTCGGCAATATCCACGTGTCATCAGGTAAAGAAGCAGATGGATACGATGGACTAAACGGTCGTTTCAATTCATTACAAAATATCGTCTTATTAAAAGATAACTATAGCCCATTCGGCAGCCCCTTCGTGGACTCCATCAGAACCTCTGTCACAGAAGAGACAACAGATGCACTCCATGTCTTCTTTATTCGTCCATCCATGGATGCAAGAGAAGCGTTTGAACTAACAACCGCCTGTGGCAGTATGTTCACCAGCATTAGCGGTGGTGACGTCCACTCCTATGTTTTGCACGAAGGACAAGCTTCCGTTATAGTGAATGGAAAGGAATAG
- a CDS encoding sigma-70 family RNA polymerase sigma factor has translation MANHSIEDWFQLYERDITSFLTYYTGSVDVEDLVQETFLIAMKKMPSLQAQSHPKTWLISIARNRVIDHYRRRKVWERIKHIVFREQPLSNALEEQTIINQDIAQLYKAIHQLPPRYKEVVILRGILELPAKEVSEVLKTNVNHVNVLFHRSLKKLKDLLVEEGVTNEGNRKRTGKSEKPS, from the coding sequence GTGGCGAACCATTCAATTGAGGATTGGTTTCAATTGTACGAAAGGGATATCACGAGCTTTTTGACGTACTATACAGGCTCCGTGGATGTTGAGGATCTCGTACAAGAAACCTTTCTGATTGCGATGAAGAAAATGCCTAGTCTTCAAGCACAGTCCCATCCGAAAACGTGGCTTATTTCTATCGCAAGAAATCGTGTGATCGATCATTATCGTAGAAGGAAAGTATGGGAGAGAATTAAACATATTGTTTTTAGAGAACAACCACTTTCGAATGCGTTAGAAGAACAGACCATCATCAATCAGGATATCGCTCAATTGTACAAGGCCATTCACCAACTACCTCCTCGCTATAAAGAGGTTGTCATCCTGAGAGGTATTTTGGAACTGCCAGCTAAAGAAGTGAGTGAAGTATTAAAAACCAATGTTAATCATGTAAATGTCCTGTTTCATCGATCCTTAAAAAAATTAAAAGACTTATTAGTGGAGGAGGGGGTAACTAATGAAGGAAATAGAAAACGTACAGGAAAATCTGAAAAGCCTTCCTAA
- a CDS encoding aldo/keto reductase has protein sequence MTKVWTGTKELANGVHMPQFGLGVYKMTDSKQTFEAITYAIETGYRAIDTASFYDNEKETGEALRYAGVPREEMFVTSKVWNTDQGYDETLRAFEVSLKKLGFDYLDLYLTHWPVSGKYVDTYRAIERLYDEKLIRATGVSNHHIHHLEQVLVKANVPPMVNQIELHPRLTQEPLRNFCKENGIEITSWSPLARGQLLTEPTLLAIGEKYGKTATQVIIRWHLQNDLIVIPKSVTPSRIKENSEVADFELSAEDMALINALNRNERTGSDPDTF, from the coding sequence ATGACAAAAGTATGGACTGGAACAAAAGAACTTGCAAATGGTGTGCACATGCCCCAATTTGGCCTAGGTGTTTACAAAATGACGGATTCAAAGCAAACCTTTGAAGCGATTACATATGCAATTGAGACAGGCTATCGTGCGATTGATACGGCATCCTTTTATGATAATGAAAAAGAGACAGGCGAAGCGCTTCGATATGCTGGTGTGCCACGGGAAGAAATGTTTGTTACATCCAAAGTGTGGAATACAGATCAAGGATATGATGAGACGCTTCGTGCATTCGAGGTTTCATTGAAGAAATTGGGCTTCGATTATTTGGATCTATATTTGACTCATTGGCCGGTATCGGGGAAATATGTCGATACGTACCGTGCGATTGAGCGATTGTATGATGAAAAACTCATTCGTGCAACTGGCGTGTCCAATCATCATATTCATCACTTAGAACAAGTTTTGGTGAAAGCGAATGTGCCGCCGATGGTCAATCAGATTGAGCTTCATCCACGCCTGACACAGGAGCCGTTGCGGAACTTCTGTAAAGAGAATGGCATTGAGATTACATCTTGGTCGCCGCTAGCAAGAGGGCAATTGCTGACAGAACCGACGCTATTAGCAATTGGGGAGAAATATGGCAAGACGGCTACACAAGTCATCATTCGTTGGCATTTGCAAAATGATCTCATTGTTATACCGAAATCTGTGACGCCCTCACGCATTAAAGAAAATAGTGAAGTTGCTGATTTTGAATTGTCAGCTGAGGATATGGCGTTGATCAACGCATTGAATCGTAATGAACGGACGGGATCAGATCCGGATACGTTTTGA